AGGTCCTGGAAGGATGCGACCGGTGGCTGCTGAGGCCGGCATATATCTTTTGGCAGCCGGCTAGTTAAACAGAGATGCTAAATTCTTATAGCGAGAGGTGTCTGATTCGATATCCCGCttggtgggggatggggaggggaggggatgagAGCTGTGTGCaaagaaaaaggggggtggggaggggaagccaGTCGGGAAGGGGAAGAGGTGTTTGtaacagtgtggtatagtggtttctgcatgtgctgtagagggaatcgaggggcagatggggcttgccaacctgggaaggtagcccgttTGGAGAAGGAGAACTCCAGTCCTAAACCTCTGCCTTGCATGATTTATTCAGGAGAAGACAAGGCTTAGGAGtaaaaaccctacacaaatccagaaaggagtccctaagatggttggatggcgccttgtacgcctccatccagcaactgctgcagccaagctggtgcccaacattttgctctgctttcctttggatcatatCAGCGAggccaagcggggggggggggtcatcgaCTAGGCAGCCCTGGAACTCCACAaacgctgcccaggcttgtaccccagggaggtcactttggtgctgttaatgcagtggtttgacttcaccctcagaggcacACTCAATGGTCTCTAGAGGCAGTAGAGTGCCAACAATAATAGCGGTTAGAgcagagttttccaaatttttcatgttggtgacacactttttagacatgcatcattttgtgacgcagtaattcagttttactaaaggttaccagatttttttcaatgaatccagggacacttttcaacttcaatggattttgtatggggactagtttgtaaatccaggactgtccccgggaaacgaggacatctggtaaccttttactagcaaaccggaggttaaactaacccctttctagcTGCAGGAGGAGTGCGGGGAGTGTTCATGCAACACGCTGGCACACTAATGTGTTGTGACACACAATTTGGAAAACTGTGTTAGAGTGTCAACCACCTGGGAGATAAAAGAATTCAAATCCCCTCTGGGCCAGCCATGCAGCTCAccgagtgaccttgggctaggtcAGACTTCCtcaacttcagccctccagatgttttggcctacaactcgcaTGATTGTAGtctcaagacatctggagggcagaggtttaGAAAGCCTGGGCTAGGTACTGCCTCTCAAAGGACATCATTTTTCAGGCTTTTAACAGAGATTGTAGGTGGTGTTTCTTCTGCTTTGTTGTATGTATCCTATTCTAATTTCATGTTCAATAAttaggacaggcatccccaaactctgccctccagctgtttggggactacaactcccatcatccctgaccactggtcctgttagctagggatgatgggagttgtagtcccaaaacagctggagggcggagtttggggatgcctgaattaGGATGTGTGCTTCAATTCAGGTGTATATGAACGCCTATCATATTTTCAGCCTGCTTTATACATCTGGAGAATTATATGACATGATCTACAAAAGCTCATGCCATGATAAATGTTTCAGATTGCAGTCCAGCCTTAAAACTCTTCCTAGCCCCTGATCTGATAATGCTTACTCAAAACACAATTTAATGGGTTTTCCTTTCATGTATGTATCAAGCACAAGCCTTCCTTCAGGAGTGGGAAacttttgaccctccagatggtgctgaactccaactccagttatccccagccaacatagccaattgTGGGGAACTTTcgtccctccagaggttgctgaaccacaactcccatcatccctggacatCACCCATGCTTGGTAGGGCTGAtgcaagttgtagttcagcaatctgTGGTggatcaaaggttccccacacctgttgcAGACCATCATTATTTGGAGGGCTACAGTTTCCCCACTCTGCCTTTGTTACTATATAGAGTTGTCAAGTAAACATACCTAAGGTGGTAACAGCAATGGTCTGATTTATTATCAAGCAGTGATATATATTGTAAAAAGAGATCTTTAATAGGGGGGTGGGGTACACAAGCAATTCTTACCATGACTGTGGTATGTACTTCACTCTTTGTAGTCTGTGTTCTACTGTTTGAACTGGGGATAGGCTCAGATTCCAGGTGCTTTGCCATTATTAGATAAGTGGCTCTGATAGTCACACTTCATTTAAAAGAAGGGTAGGTGAGGATAGACAAGCTGTGTCCTTCCAGATGTCAAtgcattccagctcccatcagccccaactagcatggccaGTAGTTAAGGATGATAAGTTTTTTACTCCAAGAATATGTGGAAGACCCCATACCTGTTTAGATGCTAGCGCACAATTCATTGTCTACATGTTCAGACTCCATAATCTTCAACGAATCTAAAGTTTTAAAAGTGGGGTTATTTGCTTTAACCAACTGTTTTAAACACATGTTTCCAAAGCTATCAATGGTGTACAGTTATGAGCCAATGCACTCCTTGAGTTGCAGACACCTGCatctgcttttccagctgcagagCAATTTGAGCCTCCCGCATCCCTCCCTGAAAGAACTACTTTTTCTTTACAGCTAGCTGCAGTCTGAAGAAGTTAATTGTCATAAGAAGTTAGCCAGTGGAGGCTTTTAGAAGCAGTTGCTGTAGAGGTGATATGTATGGGAGATGACTAAACCAAATTAGAGAGGACAGAGGTATCTACAGAAGACAATTGGAAAGAAAGTTAGAATTGACTCAGTCTGCAGATGCTTAACACCAAAGAAGGTTAAAGAATGGTTAAGAGAGTGATCAATATGATAGCAAGAGGGATGCTGTCTATATGGGTGCCAACAGCCATATCCATGGGCAGCTATCCCTGTGTGAGTGGTAATGTCACACATGAGTAAAACGCTCTGAATTACATAGCAGAGCATTAGGAGATTATAGATGTAGCTACAGCTGTGATCCCAGCTTACATGTGCTACATTTCACTAAAGGATTCCAACAATATACCTCTGGGTAtaggacagtatagaaatttaataaataataataaaaatgattctttgattctaagaaTCAAAACAGCCCAACTTAAAGGCTAGATAGGCATGAATTTAAACGCCATAGTGGTCAAGCTTTAAAAATTTCTGATACTCTTACACAGCAAACTCAAATCTCTGAAAACTAAATTGACACTAATTTGATTAACATTTTATCTCATAAATGACCATGGGAGTAAAATGACTATTTCACACTTTGCTGAAGAAGCATCTGATAGGCAGTTAAGCAAAGAAAAGCTTCGAGTTACTACAGCAAATGCAATTTTAAGCAAGGTGGAGCTCCTCACACAGCTGTCCATAAATAAAAGCTGTATTTCCATAATCCTTATACAGCGTAGAGGGATGCAAGCCTTAGTTTTTGATAGATACAGTGATGATAGGAGAGTTggttgaataagtaagtaagctATAACTGTAAACATGTCCAATGAAAGCAATCTTGAGGATATTAAGCTTGCTATCGATACTAAAacatagttttcttttaaaattttgaCCTTTTTAGAATATAAAACGATTGGTAAGATTGGCGAGGGAACATTTTCTGATGTTCTGAAGGTACAAAATTTCAAAGATGGACAATATTATGCATGTAAACAAATGAAACAGCATTTTGAAAGGTAGGTGCAGctgctttttaattttctttttacttaaatgttgaaatactgaaattTGGATGATCAAAGTTTGATTCtgaatatttataaatattatacAGAAAAAGAGTGCCTTCAAAGAGGACAACTAACCTTACAACCACTACATTTCTCAATAATGGACTCGGCTGACATATCCAAATTTGTCTCTCTTTTGTCCCGAGCTTTAAACATAGTATGTAGCCCTTCTCCGGATCCCACAACCATCAAAGGTGTAGGAGCTGGTGACCAGAGACAGAGGCTTCCCTGTGATCTCTTACAGAAGTACTTTACATGCTGTCTTATAAGCCGCTTTCATAACCTGGGGGAATGCCATGAGATGCCTCTGCTATTAatgtaatacataaataaaataaataaataacactctTCTGATACCGGAAGAGAAAACCCTGAAATGCTCTAATTCACTCATCCAAGCATGTGTCTCACACATCTCTTGAGATTATGTGTGACCCAATTCACAGACTGAGCAGAGCAACAATAAAGAGGAGGGGGGATGAAGTGTTTACTCTTCTGTAATTTTAACAAACAAAAGCGACCTTAACATGGTAGCCTAATCTTTTCCCTTTTCTATATATTCTGAAGTATTGACCACGTGAACAGTATGAGAGAGATACAAGCACTAAGGCGACTGAATCCACATCCAAATATCCTCACGTTGCATGAAGTGATATTGTAAGTGCTGCATGCTTTCTTTCACCTTCCCTTTCTATACCCTAAGTATTCTTCCCTAAGATGATGCGGAGCTGGTGAATCACAATTTCATTTGCCAGACCAGTCTTAATCTGGTTACAGTTGCTTGAGGCAACAGCTCCTCTATTTTCCTGTGGCAAAATGAATGAGATTCTGCCTTTTCCTACACCCCTGCTCCCAGGAGGGCAGCAAATACCCTTGCGTTGGAAAGTGAGCCTACTGGGGCTGCCAATCACTTGCACTTGAATGGCTGAGTAATATATCTAAGTAAGGCCATTGAGCCACTGGTAGCATGAACACCGAGACTCTACATGTACAAGTTTTAAGGAACAACTTGCTTTTATTCCATCTTTATCTGTGTTCTCTGGTAGTGTAGATGATGGCAGCACCAACAGTACAAGAAAAGTACAATGAAGGACTCAAGTAATGACACTATTTAGGAGAATTacatgtacaggcaactcccaatttacatgCATTGAAGGCACGTGTGACCATGCGCACACGCATTGCTATGAACTTGGAAGTGGCATGAAAAGGGGCAAAAACAGCCCTAAAAGAGAGCAAAAAACAGCAGAAATTGCATGAAAACAGTGTctagcaatcccacaagcctttgcgagtgcaatcccaggagcctttgccCCAAACTTTGAGGCCTGTCGAGAGTTGGAGCTTGAGCAAGGAGGTTAGGAGGGtacttgcaggctttttcaatggtgttcccaatatacgtgatttcacttaaacacacggtgcctcagaatgtaacccctgtgtaaatggggagttgcccgTATTGTAAGGTGGGCTATCTTATGCCACCTGCCCAATAAAAGACTACAGGTGGTCAGTGGATGATAACAAAACGTTTTTCATGCTGTTGCATTCTATTGAATAAAGTGACTTTTGTCTCCACATAAGTTCAGAACTTTTGCTTTTGAGTTCTAGCCTTTTTACATATGAGAACACCTCCTATCCACCAAAAGATTTCATAAGTAGTTTTATCCTTTCTTCCATGTAGTTAAATAAGATCactcttttccccccttcagtGACAAGAAAGCCGGTGCTGTGGCATTGATATGTGAACTCATGGACATGAACATTTATGAACTAATCAAAGGTATGTAGATCATGCCAATGAGAAAGTCATTTGCAGAgattatctttatttatttatgcagaaACCCAACTATTTGTACAGTATGACTGACCAAAAGAATAAAATAGGgcaggtggagaacctgtgacacactaaatgttgttgaactccaactcccatcaatctcagccagcatagccaattgtCAGGGTGTTTttctctagcaacatctggaggaccagttgtcagggagttgttgtccaacaacatctggaggaccacaagataTCTCTAGTTGGCCAGTCCTGTTGCCCAAGCTGAAGTCATTCTGTTTGTGCAATTCGGCTGTTTACCGCTCATAGTCTTCTTCCCAGTAGGTGAAGGCAGAGAGAGATTTTGAAATGTGGAGATgacatttccatataattacaGATACTGAAGGGAAACACCTGCCTGACGGTGTTGGAAAGGAGGAAACAGGTGCAGGTGGGAAGACTGTGTAGAAAGGGAACAGCAGCTAATAATTGTGTCATCTCTGCTCTGTAATTAAGAGTCCTGTTATAACAGCTCACACATCACAAATCTATATATTTACAATTCAAAACAACTGATTGGCTGAGATTAGAAATCCACGATCACATTTCAGTGCTGTTGAGAGATTAATTCCCCTATCTTTTCTTGCCATTCCTTTGTCATTCTTGgccatgtgcatgtgtgtgagaacAGGAGTTTGCACTCACCTGCTTTCTTGCACACCTCAAAACTTATTACTGATGGCTGGGGGCAGGGGCGAACGAAGGCTAACCGACACCCGGGGCAGGGGAAACCGCCGGCTGTACACGCTTTGCACCGCTATGTACGACACATGCATGGTGTCACTACATAGGGCGCGTGTGCAGCGTCGCTACGTACAGCACATGCGTGCGACACTGTGCATGCGTTGTACGTAGTGGTTTGCCGGTGGCGCCTCCTGAATGTTGTACGGCCGGCAGCGGGATtctctgcttgcagctgcagccgtgaacagaggatcctccacatgcggctgctgcaGCGCAATGGCTGCTTGCGCCACCGCGCCCGGGGGCAGCGGGGTGAGCACCccgtggggtgccttcttgtcaccccccacaCATGGCACCCGGTGCGAACGCGCGCCCCCTTGCAATGCCACTGGCTGAGGGTCCCTGCAGAGCAAGGGTAGATAGCAGTTACTGACTTTCCTTTCCAGCAGCAATCCTTTTCACCACAAGTGGAATCACTTTCAAGTCTGAGCACTGTTTGGATCTTGGCCTGTGGTTGTTGCCCCCCGGCAGTAAAATATAGCTGAGTATTGGAGGGAATGGCATAGTGTATGCTTCAAATGCTGGTTGTATGTTGATGAAAAATGAAAGGCTGGACAAGTCTGGTACCATGAGCCGCAAGTAATTTTAATGCAATGAATCTTAAAAGTTCCAGCTCCACCATCTTCCTTTTTTAGGCTAACTCTATGTTTATCTAAAGAGTCTTAGGAACTCAGAACTTTCAGAATTCAAGACAAGTATTCACGGTTGTCTTAGCTAGTATTGAATGTGGCCGCACATACAAATGCAAAAAATTGCAGAATGATGACAGAAGCagctttctaaactaaaaagcacgCTTCTCTATGCAAGCCACTTTCTAAGGGTGGTAATCAAGTTTCTTCAGTTCAGTGCCTTTATAATAATTTTGTCCTTGAGTTGCTACAGGGTAAGGCTTTCGTTGATTGTATTGATATTTATAAGGACTCATTGGGTGGCAGCCAATGTCCTCCTGCTTGTGGAAGGGCTTTTGATCTAGCAGAGGCCCCTCCCAACAGAACGCAGGAGATAAATTTCACCAGTTACCCCTCCCTCCTCCAACCTTAATTTTTTTCTCCAGAAGAGAGAATCTGCAAAAATAGACTTTCCCTCTTGCCTCTGTTTAATCAACCCATTGGTCCTTCAGGCCATTTGGTATATGTAtcatacataaagaaaatgtgGCTTGCTTTCTTTAGATGCCAGTTCCATTTCCTTCAGCGATGAATCTTCTGGGGGACAGTTCACTCATACATGTTCAGCAGCTAGTGACTACAACACCTAGCGGTGACTCACTTGTCTGAGTGGGCCTTCATAGATGGATGCTTTCATTGCTCCGGAGGTCACCTCAGATGCGATGCTTTCCAGGAGAGTCAGCTCACACTAGTACAAGCTGATGTGAATCCATATTCTGTTTGTAGATGCAGAGTAaaataatgtaccgtatttttcgctctataagatgcaccagaccacaagacgcacctagtttttggaggaggaaaacaagggaaaaattattctgaatctcagaagccagaacagcaagagggatcgctgcgcaatgaaagcagcaatccctcttgctgttctggtttctgggatagctgcgcagcctgcattcactccataagacgcacacacatttcccctttttaggaaggaaaaggtgagtcttatagagcaaaaaatacggtatgtatgagTTGGCACTTAGCATGGCAAGGTGATGGCTGAGGTCTTTTCCATTTGATAATCCTTTCGAAAGGAGTGACATAGATACTGGGGGTTCAATCTTAAATCATTATTTGATCTTAAATGTGAACAAACTGCAGAATATGAGGCTCCACAGTTGCTGGGGTTTTAGTATCATTTCTTCGGGTGAGATTGTAAGGACTGGAATAATCTACTGCATTCACTCATTAaattagctaaggaaaaataataaGTTGATAGTACAATACACAGAAGCAACAACTAGAATGGAAATAGTTTTCTAATGGCGATAGTTGCATAGCAATAACTGTGAGTTAGAAAGCCAATTGAGTCTGTCATCTAGAATGCATTAAAATAAGCAATTAAGGCTTATGAAAATTTGACTGAGTTTCCATGATGAATATTCTGAAAATGTCTGTGAAAAGAGACACAATATTATAACAGGAGATCTATGGGACAATATATATAAAATCCAGATGTCTGGCTGTTCAGCTTCTTCATGAACTTATGGCTCATTTGATGGCTAACTATAAAggtattttgtatttaaatagtTGAGGGTGAAGTGTCTTAGGAGTCAGGTTACTACATTGTAGGTTGAATCCAGGCTAAATTAGTCATACTTTTAATCCCACTGATTACAGTGAGACTAAAGCATGACTATCTTAATCTGGATCCAAGTATGACCAatgttacctcccccccccatcccaaattgaataaagtggtacctctggttacgtacttaattcattccggaggtccgttcttaacctgaaactgttcttaccctgaagcaccactttagctattggggcctcccgtgccgctgcgccaccgctgcgcgatttcttttctcatcctgaagcaaagttcttaaaccgatgtactatttctgggttagcagagtctgtaacctgaagcatctgtaacctgaagtgtctgtaacccgaggtagcactgtacattgGTCAGTCAGGAGCATTCATTCACCCTTAACATCCCAAACAGCTGTAGGTTATTCAAGCAGTAACTTGAGAAGTAAAGTTCATGCTGAAAATGCAGTGAGTAAATTAGTCATGGTTGCTTCAAGTATGCCAATGCTACCTTAAATGAAGCAATGTAGCAGTTTGAGCAGGAAGATAAAAAAATACGCATGCTTGTGATACTTTGGGGTCTTGACAAAGCTTTTCCTTCTCATGCATTGCATCCTACTGCCAGCATCCAAACACCCTTGGTGTCCTGTTATATCTATCCTCTGTAATACTGAAAGCAGTCTTTGGAGGAGCCATATCAGGGCAGGTGTGGTTATGTGATGAGGCTACTACTGCCTATTGTGTAGgaaaggaacctgtggccttctagctGTTTAGCTCCCATCAttcatgaccactggccatgctggctaggatcAATGGGCTCTGGGAAGCCAACAACTTCTGAGAGGCCACAGTTTCACCATCTTGGAGTAGGGCATTCTGCTCCGCATTTCCCAAAGTTCAGATGCTTTGGTTAGATTGATATATCTCCTGTCAGGTTTACTATGCACCAACCGTATCATGTGGTTGAGCTCACCATATAAGGGAGTATCCGATAGTAGGTTCCCTCTAGGCATGGAAGTTTGCTCTTCTGTTCCTGGAGGGCAAGTAAACATCTAAGGCATGTACTTGACACTGTTCAGAATGGGCCTAGGTATTCCCAACAGTGGCTGCCCTTTCAGCAGAGATTGGAAAGCCAGTTTAGGAATCAACACTTCCTCCTTGCCCACATTTTTGGGGAGCAAACCTTCATATCATGTTGACCACTATTAAGAGAAGAGTCCGCGTTGACTCTGTCTGCAGTTATCCAGAACTCTGGCATGTGTTAACTGTGGTTAGGTGAGTGCCTGTGTTTCTTTTAACAGTGGTTAAGGCTGAGCAGGAGAATTTGCTCTAGGGAGGGGGATAGATGACTGCTGAACTCTTAATGGTAGCCtcattaaatgaatgaatgcattttaataaaaattatatgctacttgattgtaaacaaaaaccctcaaagtggtttacaaagagaatacagttaaaaacaactatttaaaacattttttaaaaaatcaacagtaTATTAGAAACAGATTAAACCAGCCCAGTGTGttcttcctcaccactatggaaaatgtaaaaagaaaacaaacactctACCATGGTTCATAGGCAAACCATCTCACATCTGTATTTAAAATTCACTTAACTGGCAGAAGTGACTGCAAGCTCTCCATCATAAAGTGAACTTTGTATAAAACTGTACCACGTTCATTTGACTGTTTCCTCTAGGGAGGAAAAAACCATTGCCTGAAGGAAAAATAATGAATTATATGTACCAGTTATGCAAGTCTCTTGATCACATGCACAGGTAAGGCAgccatttgtatttatttttgcaaatgtaGTATTTGGCTATATTATTGAGCCGGGATCTGGAGAGTCCAGTGAAAACCCCAAAGGTACTGCTGTGAGGGTCAAAGTACATAGGATATTAGTCGTGGGGCTGcttttattttggagaaaaagCAGCCTTGGGGCCCCTATCCAGAATGTGCATTTATTCTGACTTCACACTCATGAAAATTGCTCATCTGCTTGCCTCCAAAAAGTAGACTACTGATGGCAATATACAGCATTTGCTGGGGCTAATAACAGCCATAAGAGAATGATTTTCAGCAGGTGGGGGAATGGTATAGGGCTCCAATGTGGATTGGGAGCCCATTCTAGTTTTCTCCAAAATAAAAGGAATCAAGTTAATCCCCCTATCttgatataatatatatatatatctgtcctTCCTTCCATGGGAGCCCAGGTAGCTTACAATCTTCATAAACTCACATTAAAACAACCTTAAATCACAGTTTAAAAACACTATGCACAGAAAAAACCAGTAAGCCACTAGCAGCAGGCTCTGCATGTAACATCCATGCAGTTTGGCCTTGATGTATCTATTCCAGCTGCAGCCTCTGGCTCTGCAAATTCTTCTCTGGAGCATCCCCCAATCTCTAGGCCAGGGGTGGTTTTCAGGAGTGTTCATAAGGTGGACTGGGAATGGGACAGTGGGGAGCAGGAAAACCCCAACGCACAGGGGACTTTCTGTACGCTATTCTTGGTATATAAATACTTACTTGCCCTGAATAATTCTCTTGCAGGAATGGGTTATTTCACAGAGATGTAAAACCAGAAAACATATTAATAAAGGTAAGCAGTCTTtagtgcagtgtttctcaaaatgTGTCTCACCCCCCTCCAGGTACGTGAAAGAGTTTCAAAGAGTACAAGGCAgaatttattattttatcataaataaaatagtatTATTAAAAATACCCCCAATTTATATTTGCTTGAGAAGGGTCACACCAGTAAGACTAAACTCAAAAGAGGTTTGTTGTAGGTTTGGGAAACACAGCCGTAGCACAAGCGATAAATATGTTGAAACTCTGTATTCATTATGCTAAGACTGCAGTTTGGAAGTGCATTTGTACCTAAGAGAAAAGTGCATTGTTAGTTTTGGATGTGGAACTACAGGTGCCCAGTTTAGATAAGTGGCAGTATTGTCCCTAGCCTTTCCCAAACACTACTGATGAAGTGGAGTAAGTAATATTCTATAACCTGGTAAGTCTTCTTGTGACCAAAGTttcaagcttccccccccccccccagttaagtACACCCCGttatggggatgcgggtggtgctgtgggttaaaccaccgagcctaggacttgccgatcagaaggtcggtggtttgaatccctgcgacggggtgagctcccgttgctcggtccctgctcctgccaacctagcagttcaaaagcacgtcaaagtgcaagtagagaaataggtaccactctggcgggaaggtaaacggcgtttccgtgcactgctctggttcgccagaagtggcttagtcatgctggccacatgacccggaagctgtacgccggctccctcggccaataaagcgagatgagcgccgcaaccccagagtcggccacgactggacctaatggtcaggggtccctttacctttacaccccgTTACCATGTTAAGTGCTCCTGCAGTTACATTTTCTCGCCATTTCCAAAGACTATAAGCACTCTGCCCAAAATAGCCATGGACCAGAGTTCATTGCAATGTAATAGCCAGATTTAATTCTCAAATTAAGCACCTTTACACATGATTGATTTTATATGAATGCCTTCTCATTTGAGATGCCACAACTATCTTAACTGCAGCAGGATCTTCTGAAGCTTGGGGATTTTGGTTCCTGCAGAAGTATACACTCCAAGCAGCCTTATACAGAGTACATCTCTACGCGCTGGTACAGGGCACCTGAATGTCTTCTCACAGATGGGTACTACAGTTATAAAATGGACATGTGGAGTGCTGGCTGTGTGTTCTATGAAATTGCAAGGTACATTATCTTAAAGGAATTGGTGGTTTGACTTGAGAGCAGGGCCGGCCCAGCCATGAGGTGGGCTGAGGCAGCCGCCTTGGGCAGTGGAACACCATGAGGTGGCACCCCTGTCTGCCCCGTCATTAGTAGACAAGCAGCGGTGGCGGCTTCCTGCCACCACTTCGCAACCCAGGTAACGGAGGCATTGGCAGTGGGgcagcaccttcccattttgcctcggGCGGCAGAACGGGACACACCGCCCTTGACTTAGAGTGAAATTCACATAAGGGTAGGATTGTGTAGATGGCATGAAGTGTTCACAGTTGTGTCACGGAAACAATTTCAGATACTGTGAAAAGCTGGACAACAACAGGTAAAGCTCAGTGGAAAGCACATGCTTTTGCGTGGAGGTTTTAGATATAGTCTTTGGCCTTGCTAGTAAACATATACTTGAGTCttcactggggtgggggtggatttgAGAGGGATGgaagaaaccccagaacagcacatggggagggagagaagattgTTCTGTCTTGCAAGCTGCATTGCTTGCACAGATGGAATGTTTGCAATAGCACAATGCTGAATTCCACCTGTAATCTCCTCAATAGTTGGCGCAGGGGGCAAATACTACCAACACctgtgccacaatttaagactGGACAGTTTTTCTCACAAGGAGAAAACCCTCAACCCTGGCAGTTTAATTTCCCACACTGGCCAACCAATTCCTCTTTTCTTGTTTCTAGTTTCCACCCACTCTTTCCTGGATCTAATGAACTGGACCAAATATCAAAAATCCATGATATTGTAGGTACTCCTCCCAAGAAGATTCTTAATAAGTTCAAGCAGTAAGTACATTTTGAATTCTGGGATTTAATAGTGCATCTTCTCTGTGATCGAACCTGAACAAATAAATGTCTTAATTTAGAGGAGAATGCTCACACATCATGTCAAGGAAGCTGTTTGCTAGTTCGTAGCTAAAACACTGTAGACTAACAATTCAGTGTAAC
The nucleotide sequence above comes from Podarcis raffonei isolate rPodRaf1 chromosome 1, rPodRaf1.pri, whole genome shotgun sequence. Encoded proteins:
- the MOK gene encoding MAPK/MAK/MRK overlapping kinase isoform X7, whose amino-acid sequence is MLEYKTIGKIGEGTFSDVLKVQNFKDGQYYACKQMKQHFESIDHVNSMREIQALRRLNPHPNILTLHEVIFDKKAGAVALICELMDMNIYELIKGRKKPLPEGKIMNYMYQLCKSLDHMHRNGLFHRDVKPENILIKQDLLKLGDFGSCRSIHSKQPYTEYISTRWYRAPECLLTDGYYSYKMDMWSAGCVFYEIASFHPLFPGSNELDQISKIHDIVGTPPKKILNKFKQSRVMSFDFPIRKGKGISPFMPSLSNKSLTLMYAMIQYDPDERICAHEALQHPYFRELRLAEKQALTIRRRMRLAENPVERETLSLRRISKEDQRTFLGEPRRIHWDVVDFPIQWSCPNWLFLK
- the MOK gene encoding MAPK/MAK/MRK overlapping kinase isoform X1; its protein translation is MLEYKTIGKIGEGTFSDVLKVQNFKDGQYYACKQMKQHFESIDHVNSMREIQALRRLNPHPNILTLHEVIFDKKAGAVALICELMDMNIYELIKGRKKPLPEGKIMNYMYQLCKSLDHMHRNGLFHRDVKPENILIKQDLLKLGDFGSCRSIHSKQPYTEYISTRWYRAPECLLTDGYYSYKMDMWSAGCVFYEIASFHPLFPGSNELDQISKIHDIVGTPPKKILNKFKQSRVMSFDFPIRKGKGISPFMPSLSNKSLTLMYAMIQYDPDERICAHEALQHPYFRELRWDFVWLCAEQVGRETSFDHTQKNEISRKPSRKGDSQLASYFKGGSKNFLRRAQENPLGRRGFPYTVELPKLAVPEVTNLTSYPNPPFQSVFPLPASNGQVQVLQPITYFGTHCKSERQKEFKSPVKHYHLPALGRRGGY
- the MOK gene encoding MAPK/MAK/MRK overlapping kinase isoform X8: MLEYKTIGKIGEGTFSDVLKVQNFKDGQYYACKQMKQHFESIDHVNSMREIQALRRLNPHPNILTLHEVIFDKKAGAVALICELMDMNIYELIKGRKKPLPEGKIMNYMYQLCKSLDHMHRNGLFHRDVKPENILIKQDLLKLGDFGSCRSIHSKQPYTEYISTRWYRAPECLLTDGYYSYKMDMWSAGCVFYEIASFHPLFPGSNELDQISKIHDIVGTPPKKILNKFKQSRVMSFDFPIRKGKGISPFMPSLSNKSLTLMYAMIQYDPDERICAHEALQHPYFRELRLAEKQALTIRRRMRLAENPVERETLSLRRISKEDQRQSERQKEFKSPVKHYHLPALGRRGGY
- the MOK gene encoding MAPK/MAK/MRK overlapping kinase isoform X2, producing MLEYKTIGKIGEGTFSDVLKVQNFKDGQYYACKQMKQHFESIDHVNSMREIQALRRLNPHPNILTLHEVIFDKKAGAVALICELMDMNIYELIKGRKKPLPEGKIMNYMYQLCKSLDHMHRNGLFHRDVKPENILIKQDLLKLGDFGSCRSIHSKQPYTEYISTRWYRAPECLLTDGYYSYKMDMWSAGCVFYEIASFHPLFPGSNELDQISKIHDIVGTPPKKILNKFKQSRVMSFDFPIRKGKGISPFMPSLSNKSLTLMYAMIQYDPDERICAHEALQHPYFRELRLAEKQALTIRRRMRLAENPVERETLSLRRISKEDQRQNFLRRAQENPLGRRGFPYTVELPKLAVPEVTNLTSYPNPPFQSVFPLPASNGQVQVLQPITYFGTHCKSERQKEFKSPVKHYHLPALGRRGGY
- the MOK gene encoding MAPK/MAK/MRK overlapping kinase isoform X6, coding for MLEYKTIGKIGEGTFSDVLKVQNFKDGQYYACKQMKQHFESIDHVNSMREIQALRRLNPHPNILTLHEVIFDKKAGAVALICELMDMNIYELIKGRKKPLPEGKIMNYMYQLCKSLDHMHRNGLFHRDVKPENILIKQDLLKLGDFGSCRSIHSKQPYTEYISTRWYRAPECLLTDGYYSYKMDMWSAGCVFYEIASFHPLFPGSNELDQISKIHDIVGTPPKKILNKFKQSRVMSFDFPIRKGKGISPFMPSLSNKSLTLMYAMIQYDPDERICAHEALQHPYFRELRWDFVWLCAEQVGRETSFDHTQKNEISRKPSRKGDSQLASYFKGGSKSERQKEFKSPVKHYHLPALGRRGGY